One Cucumis sativus cultivar 9930 chromosome 1, Cucumber_9930_V3, whole genome shotgun sequence DNA segment encodes these proteins:
- the LOC101217890 gene encoding callose synthase 10 isoform X1, with product MARVNDNWERLVRATLKREQLRNAGQGHGRTPSGIVGAVPPSLGKTTNIDAILLAADEIQAEDSTVARILCEQAYRMAQNLDPNSDGRGVLQFKTGLMSVIKQKLAKKDGASIDRHRDIEHLWEFYKQYKRRHRIDDIQREEQKWRESGVISANLGELELRYSEAKKVIANLRALVEVMEALSGDADPQGVGRLIREELRRVRSSETTLSGEFVPYNIVPLDAQSLTNAIGIFPEVRATISAIRYTEHFPRLPSEFQISGQRSADMFDLLEYAFGFQEDNIRNQREHVVLMVANAQSRLGIPNNADPLMQKLDEKAVNEVFLKVLDNYIKWCKYLRIRLAWNSLEAINRDRKLFLVSLYLLIWGEAANVRFLPECICYLFHHMAKELDAMLDHDEAIRSGNCKLENGSVSFLQKIICPIYETLVAETERNKNGKAAHSAWRNYDDFNEYFWSPTCFELGWPMRKESSFLQKPKGSKRTGKTSFVEHRTFFHLYRSFHRLWIFLAIVFQALTIFAFNKERLNLDTFKAILSIGPTFAIMNFIESSLDVLLTFGAYTTARGMAISRIVIRFFWWGLSSVFVTYVYVKVLEETNTRSSDNSFYFRIYIIVLGVYAALRLVVAMLLKLPACHTLSEMSDQSFFQFFKWIYQERYFVGRGLYEKPSDYCRYVAFWLVLLICKFVFAYFLQIQPLVQPTTIIVNLPSLEYSWHSFISKNNNNVSTVVSLWAPVVALYLLDIYIWYTLLSAIIGGVKGARGRLGEIRSLEMMQKRFESFPEAFVKNLVSKQMKSLPPNGQAPQDAPDMSKTYAAIFSPFWNEIIKSLREEDFISNREMDLLSIPSNTGSLRLVQWPLFLLSSKIFLAVDLALDCKDTQEDLWNRICRDEYMAYAVQECYYSVEKILYALVDGEGRLWVERIFREITNSISENSLVITLNLKKIPIVLQKFTALTGLLTRNETPQLARGAAKAVFELYEVVTHDLLSSDLREQLDTWNILLRARNEGRLFSRIEWPKDLEIKELVKRLHLLLTVKDSAANIPKNLEARRRLQFFTNSLFMDMPSAKPVSEMVPFSVFTPYYSETVLYSSSEIRMENEDGISILFYLQKIFPDEWENFLERIGRSHATGEGELQKSPSDALELRFWVSYRGQTLARTVRGMMYYRRALMLQSYLEKRSFGDDYSQTNFPTSQGFELSRESRAQADLKFTYVVSCQIYGQQKQRKAPEATDIALLLQRNEGLRVAFIHVEDSVASDGKVVKEFYSKLVKADIHGKDQEVYSIKLPGEPKLGEGKPENQNHAIVFTRGDAVQTIDMNQDNYLEEAMKMRNLLEEFHAKHGLRPPTILGVREHVFTGSVSSLAWFMSNQETSFVTLGQRVLASPLKVRMHYGHPDVFDRIFHITRGGISKASRVINISEDIYAGFNSTLRQGNITHHEYIQVGKGRDVGLNQIALFEGKVAGGNGEQVLSRDIYRLGQLFDFFRMLSFYFTTVGYYACTMMTVLVVYIFLYGRVYLAFAGLDEAISRRAKMLGNTALDTALNAQFLFQIGVFTAVPMIMGFILELGLLKAVFSFITMQLQLCSVFFTFSLGTRTHYFGRTILHGGAKYRATGRGFVVQHIKFAENYRLYSRSHFIKALEVALLLIIYIAYGYSEGGASTFVLLTLSSWFLVISWLFAPYIFNPSGFEWQKTVEDFDDWTSWLFYKGGVGVKGENSWESWWDEEQAHIQTFRGRILETLLTVRFFLFQFGIVYKLHLTGKDTSLALYGFSWVVLVGIVLIFKIFTFSPKKSTNFQLLMRFIQGVTAIVLVTALGLIVGFTNLSITDLFASLLAFIPTGWAILCLAVTWKKVVRSLGLWDSVREFARMYDAGMGLIIFVPIAFLSWFPFISTFQSRLLFNQAFSRGLEISLILAGNKANVET from the exons ATGGCGAGAGTGAATGATAATTGGGAGAGACTAGTGCGTGCGACTTTGAAGAGAGAGCAGCTTAGAAATGCAGGGCAAGGCCATGGGAGGACTCCCAGTGGGATTGTTGGAGCCGTGCCACCTTCTCTTGGAAAAACTACCAACATTGATGCTATTTTGCTGGCTGCAGATGAAATCCAAGCGGAGGACTCCACTGTTGCTAGGATTT TGTGTGAGCAGGCATACAGAATGGCTCAAAACTTGGATCCTAACAGCGATGGTAGAGGTGTTCTTCAGTTCAAGACCGGATTAATGTCTGTTATTAAG CAAAAACTTGCAAAGAAGGATGGGGCATCTATAGATCGTCATCGTGATATTGAACATCTGTGGGAGTTCTACAAGCAATACAAGAGACGACATAGAATAGATGATATACAgagagaagaacaaaaatggcGGGAGTCGGGAGTAATCAGTGCTAACTTGGGAGA GTTGGAGCTTAGATATTCTGAAGCGAAGAAAGTAATTGCTAACCTTAGGGCTTTAGTTGAGGTGATGGAGGCTCTCAGTGGAGATGCAGATCCTCAAGGAGTTGGAAGATTGATTAGGGAGGAG CTACGAAGAGTTAGAAGTTCTGAAACTACATTATCTGGGGAATTTGTACCCTACAATATTGTCCCCTTGGACGCACAATCACTAACAAATGCCATTGGCATTTTCCCAGAA GTAAGGGCTACGATATCTGCAATCAGATATACAGAGCATTTCCCAAGACTGCCTTCGGAATTTCAGATATCTGGACAAAGGAGTGCAGATATGTTTGACCTTCTTGAATATGCATTTGGATTCCAG GAGGACAACATAAGAAATCAACGAGAGCATGTGGTTCTCATGGTAGCGAATGCTCAATCTCGTCTTGGCATACCTAATAATGCTGATCCT CTTATGCAGAAATTAGATGAGAAAGCAGTCAACGAGGTTTTTTTGAAGGTGCTTGATAACTACATCAAATGGTGTAAATACTTGCGTATTCGCCTTGCATGGAACAG CTTAGAGGCAATTAATAGGGACAGGAAGCTTTTCCTTGTTTCTCTGTACTTGCTTATATGGGGTGAAGCAGCAAATGTTCGCTTCCTTCCTGAATGTATTTGCTACTTGTTCCACCAT ATGGCAAAAGAATTGGATGCCATGCTTGATCATGATGAAGCAATTCGTTCGGGAAACTGTAAGCTGGAAAATGGTTCTGTGTCTTTCCTCCAGAAAATCATTTGTCCTATCTATGAGACACTTGTAGCT GAAactgaaagaaacaaaaatgggaAAGCTGCACATTCAGCATGGAGGAACTATGATGATTTCAATGAATacttttg GTCACCTACTTGCTTCGAATTGGGCTGGCCAATGAGGAAGGAATCAAGTTTTCTACAGAAGCCTAAAGGCTCGAAACGG ACTGGCAAGACGTCTTTTGTTGAGCATCGcacattttttcatttgtatcGCAGTTTCCATCGTCTCTGGATATTTTTGGCAATTGTATTTCAG GCTCTGACAATTTTTGCCTTCAACAAAGAGCGTCTTAATTTAGACACTTTCAAAGCTATTCTTAGCATTGGGCCAACATTTGCGATCATGAACTTCATTGAGA GTTCTTTAGATGTATTGCTTACTTTTGGGGCATACACCACTGCAAGAGGAATGGCTATATCAAGGATTGTTATTAGATTCTTCTGGTGGGGATTGAGTTCAGTTTTTGTGACTTATGTTTATGT GAAGGTTCTTGAGGAAACAAATACTCGAAGCTCAGATAATTCATTCTACTTCcgaatatatattatagtgtTGGGTGTTTATGCTGCTTTACGCCTTGTGGTTGCAATGTTGCTGAAGTTACCTGCATGCCATACTCTTTCTGAGATGTCAGATCAGtctttttttcagtttttcaAATGGATCTATCAG GAACGTTACTTTGTCGGTCGTGGTCTATATGAAAAACCAAGTGACTATTGCAG ATATGTAGCCTTTTGGTTAGTGCTCTTGATctgtaaatttgtttttgcCTACTTTCTCCAG ATTCAACCACTTGTCCAACCAACCACTATTATTGTCAACCTTCCATCTCTTGAATATTCGTGgcattctttcatttcaaaga ATAATAACAATGTGTCGACTGTAGTTAGCCTATGGGCTCCTGTTGTGGCT CTCTATCTCTTGGACATTTACATATGGTACACACTCTTGTCAGCCATCATTGGTGGTGTAAAGGGTGCTCGGGGTCGGTTGGGAGAG ATACGATCGCTTGAAATGATGCAAAAACGTTTTGAGAGCTTTCCAGAAGCATTTGTGAAGAACCTCGTCTCTAAACAGATGAAAAG TTTGCCACCCAACGGACAAGCACCTCAG GACGCTCCAGATATGAGCAAGACATATGCAGcaattttttctccattttggAATGAGATCATTAAAAGTTTACGTGAGGAAGACTTCATTAGCAATAG GGAGATGGACTTGCTTTCTATTCCCAGCAACACAGGGAGCCTTAGATTGGTCCAGTGGCCTCTGTTTCTTTTAAGTAGTAAG ATATTCTTGGCTGTTGATTTGGCTTTGGATTGCAAAGATACGCAGGAAGATCTATGGAACAGAATATGTCGGGATGAGTATATGGCATATGCAGTTCAAGAATGCTACTACAGTGTTGAAAAAATCTTATATGCCCTTGTCGATGGTGAAGGGAGACTTTg GGTTGAAAGGATATTCCGGGAGATTACCAATAGTATTTCAGAGAATTCACTGGTTATAACATTGAACCTTAAGAAGATTCCGATTGTGTTACAAAAGTTTACTGCGCTTACAGGGCTTTTG ACTCGAAATGAAACTCCTCAACTTGCTAGAGGTGCTGCAAAAGCTGTGTTTGAGCTTTATGAGGTTGTTACCCATGACCTGCTTTCATCGGATTTGAG GGAGCAGCTTGATACATGGAATATCTTGTTGAGGGCAAGAAACGAAGGTCGCCTTTTTTCTCGGATTGAATGGCCCAAAGATCTAGAAATT AAAGAGCTTGTGAAGCGTCTGCATTTGCTTCTTACAGTGAAGGACTCAGCAGCTAACATCCCAAAAAATCTCGAAGCAAGGAGACGACTGCAGTTTTTTacaaattcattatttatggACATGCCTTCAGCAAAACCTGTCAGTGAAATGGTGCCATTCAG TGTCTTTACTCCATACTACAGTGAAACTGTGCTTTATAGTTCCTCGGAAATACGAATGGAAAATGAGGATGGCATATCCATTCTTTTCTATCTTCAGAAGATTTTTCCAG ATGAATGGGAGAACTTTTTGGAACGGATAGGTCGTAGTCATGCCACTGGGGAAGGAGAGCTCCAAAAAAGTCCAAGTGATGCGTTGGAGCTTCGATTTTGGGTTTCTTATAGAGGGCAGACTCTGGCTCGGACAG TTCGTGGAATGATGTACTACAGAAGAGCATTAATGCTTCAGAGCTATCTGGAGAAGAGATCATTTGGGG ATGATTATTCTCAAACGAACTTTCCCACAAGTCAGGGTTTTGAGTTATCTCGAGAATCAAGGGCACAGGCAGACTTGAAATTTACTTATGTTGTTTCCTGTCAAATATATGGGCAACAAAAGCAGAGAAAAGCTCCAGAGGCTACTGATATTGCTCTTTTGCTGCAGAG GAATGAGGGACTTCGTGTTGCTTTCATTCACGTGGAAGATAGTGTTGCATCTGACGGCAAGGTTGTAAAGGAATTTTATTCGAAGCTTGTGAAAGCTGATATACATGGAAAAGATCAG GAAGTATATTCGATCAAACTTCCTGGTGAGCCAAAGCTAGGAGAAGGAAAACCAGAAAACCAAAACCATGCTATAGTATTCACTCGAGGAGATGCTGTTCAAACTATTGACATGAATCAG GACAACTACCTTGAAGAGgcaatgaaaatgagaaatctTCTAGAGGAATTTCATGCAAAGCATGGGCTCCGCCCACCTACTATCTTAGGTGTGAGAGAACATGTATTCACTGGAag TGTCTCTTCCTTAGCATGGTTCATGTCTAATCAGGAAACTAGCTTTGTAACCTTGGGACAACGTGTTTTGGCAAGTCCACTCAA AGTCCGAATGCATTATGGGCATCCTGATGTGTTTGATCGTATATTTCATATAACTCGAGGTGGCATTAGCAAGGCATCACGTGTGATCAACATCAGTGAGGATATATATGCAG GTTTCAACTCCACTTTGAGGCAGGGTAACATTACACACCACGAGTATATTCAG GTTGGAAAAGGAAGGGATGTTGGATTAAACCAAATAGCCCTGTTTGAAGGGAAAGTAGCTGGTGGGAATGGAGAGCAAGTTCTCAGCAGGGATATTTACAGGCTTGGGCAGCTTTTTGATTTCTTCAGAATGCTTTCGTTTTATTTCACAACTGTTGGTTACTATGCATGTACAATG ATGACAGTTCTTGTGGTTTACATTTTCTTGTATGGACGGGTTTACTTG GCCTTCGCTGGACTTGACGAAGCAATCTCAAGAAGAGCAAAAATGTTGGGAAACACAGCATTGGATACTGCACTGAATGCTCAGTTTTTGTTCCAGATTGGAGTTTTTACAGCAGTCCCTATGATAATGGGTTTTATACTTGAACTTGGACTGCTGAAG GCTGTTTTTAGCTTCATAACTATGCAGCTTCAGTTATGTTCTGTCTTCTTCACATTCTCATTGGGGACTCGAACTCATTATTTTGGAAGAACTATTCTCCATGGTGGTGCCAAG TATCGAGCAACTGGTAGAGGTTTTGTGGTCCAGCACATCAAATTTGCTGAGAATTATCGCCTCTACTCAAGAAGTCATTTCATCAAGGC GCTCGAGGTGGCATTGCTTCTTATTATCTACATTGCGTATGGGTATTCAGAAGGAGGTGCAAGTACTTTTGTTTTACTTACTCTCAGCAGTTGGTTCCTCGTAATTTCGTGGCTCTTTGCTCCTTATATCTTCAATCCATCTGGTTTTGAGTGGCAAAA GACTGTGGAGGATTTTGACGATTGGACAAGCTGGCTATTCTACAAAGGGGGAGTAGGGGTTAAGGGAGAAAACAGCTGGGAGTCATGGTGGGATGAGGAACAG GCACACATTCAAACATTCAGAGGTCGAATACTGGAGACACTTTTGACTGTGAGGTTCTTCTTATTTCAATTTGGAATTGTGTACAAGCTCCATCTCACAGGAAAGGACACATCACTTGCG CTATATGGTTTTTCGTGGGTGGTGCTTGTTGGGATTGTTTTGATATTCAAG ATTTTCACCTTCAGCCCTAAAAAATCGACGAACTTCCAGCTATTGATGAGATTTATTCAGGGTGTCACAGCCATTGTTCTGGTTACAGCTCTTGGTCTAATTGTTGGCTTCACTAACCTATCAATAACCGATTTATTTGCAAGTCTTCTTGCATTTATTCCCACTGGATGGGCCATACTTTGT
- the LOC101217890 gene encoding callose synthase 10 isoform X2 — translation MARVNDNWERLVRATLKREQLRNAGQGHGRTPSGIVGAVPPSLGKTTNIDAILLAADEIQAEDSTVARILCEQAYRMAQNLDPNSDGRGVLQFKTGLMSVIKQKLAKKDGASIDRHRDIEHLWEFYKQYKRRHRIDDIQREEQKWRESGVISANLGELELRYSEAKKVIANLRALVEVMEALSGDADPQGVGRLIREELRRVRSSETTLSGEFVPYNIVPLDAQSLTNAIGIFPEVRATISAIRYTEHFPRLPSEFQISGQRSADMFDLLEYAFGFQEDNIRNQREHVVLMVANAQSRLGIPNNADPKLDEKAVNEVFLKVLDNYIKWCKYLRIRLAWNSLEAINRDRKLFLVSLYLLIWGEAANVRFLPECICYLFHHMAKELDAMLDHDEAIRSGNCKLENGSVSFLQKIICPIYETLVAETERNKNGKAAHSAWRNYDDFNEYFWSPTCFELGWPMRKESSFLQKPKGSKRTGKTSFVEHRTFFHLYRSFHRLWIFLAIVFQALTIFAFNKERLNLDTFKAILSIGPTFAIMNFIESSLDVLLTFGAYTTARGMAISRIVIRFFWWGLSSVFVTYVYVKVLEETNTRSSDNSFYFRIYIIVLGVYAALRLVVAMLLKLPACHTLSEMSDQSFFQFFKWIYQERYFVGRGLYEKPSDYCRYVAFWLVLLICKFVFAYFLQIQPLVQPTTIIVNLPSLEYSWHSFISKNNNNVSTVVSLWAPVVALYLLDIYIWYTLLSAIIGGVKGARGRLGEIRSLEMMQKRFESFPEAFVKNLVSKQMKSLPPNGQAPQDAPDMSKTYAAIFSPFWNEIIKSLREEDFISNREMDLLSIPSNTGSLRLVQWPLFLLSSKIFLAVDLALDCKDTQEDLWNRICRDEYMAYAVQECYYSVEKILYALVDGEGRLWVERIFREITNSISENSLVITLNLKKIPIVLQKFTALTGLLTRNETPQLARGAAKAVFELYEVVTHDLLSSDLREQLDTWNILLRARNEGRLFSRIEWPKDLEIKELVKRLHLLLTVKDSAANIPKNLEARRRLQFFTNSLFMDMPSAKPVSEMVPFSVFTPYYSETVLYSSSEIRMENEDGISILFYLQKIFPDEWENFLERIGRSHATGEGELQKSPSDALELRFWVSYRGQTLARTVRGMMYYRRALMLQSYLEKRSFGDDYSQTNFPTSQGFELSRESRAQADLKFTYVVSCQIYGQQKQRKAPEATDIALLLQRNEGLRVAFIHVEDSVASDGKVVKEFYSKLVKADIHGKDQEVYSIKLPGEPKLGEGKPENQNHAIVFTRGDAVQTIDMNQDNYLEEAMKMRNLLEEFHAKHGLRPPTILGVREHVFTGSVSSLAWFMSNQETSFVTLGQRVLASPLKVRMHYGHPDVFDRIFHITRGGISKASRVINISEDIYAGFNSTLRQGNITHHEYIQVGKGRDVGLNQIALFEGKVAGGNGEQVLSRDIYRLGQLFDFFRMLSFYFTTVGYYACTMMTVLVVYIFLYGRVYLAFAGLDEAISRRAKMLGNTALDTALNAQFLFQIGVFTAVPMIMGFILELGLLKAVFSFITMQLQLCSVFFTFSLGTRTHYFGRTILHGGAKYRATGRGFVVQHIKFAENYRLYSRSHFIKALEVALLLIIYIAYGYSEGGASTFVLLTLSSWFLVISWLFAPYIFNPSGFEWQKTVEDFDDWTSWLFYKGGVGVKGENSWESWWDEEQAHIQTFRGRILETLLTVRFFLFQFGIVYKLHLTGKDTSLALYGFSWVVLVGIVLIFKIFTFSPKKSTNFQLLMRFIQGVTAIVLVTALGLIVGFTNLSITDLFASLLAFIPTGWAILCLAVTWKKVVRSLGLWDSVREFARMYDAGMGLIIFVPIAFLSWFPFISTFQSRLLFNQAFSRGLEISLILAGNKANVET, via the exons ATGGCGAGAGTGAATGATAATTGGGAGAGACTAGTGCGTGCGACTTTGAAGAGAGAGCAGCTTAGAAATGCAGGGCAAGGCCATGGGAGGACTCCCAGTGGGATTGTTGGAGCCGTGCCACCTTCTCTTGGAAAAACTACCAACATTGATGCTATTTTGCTGGCTGCAGATGAAATCCAAGCGGAGGACTCCACTGTTGCTAGGATTT TGTGTGAGCAGGCATACAGAATGGCTCAAAACTTGGATCCTAACAGCGATGGTAGAGGTGTTCTTCAGTTCAAGACCGGATTAATGTCTGTTATTAAG CAAAAACTTGCAAAGAAGGATGGGGCATCTATAGATCGTCATCGTGATATTGAACATCTGTGGGAGTTCTACAAGCAATACAAGAGACGACATAGAATAGATGATATACAgagagaagaacaaaaatggcGGGAGTCGGGAGTAATCAGTGCTAACTTGGGAGA GTTGGAGCTTAGATATTCTGAAGCGAAGAAAGTAATTGCTAACCTTAGGGCTTTAGTTGAGGTGATGGAGGCTCTCAGTGGAGATGCAGATCCTCAAGGAGTTGGAAGATTGATTAGGGAGGAG CTACGAAGAGTTAGAAGTTCTGAAACTACATTATCTGGGGAATTTGTACCCTACAATATTGTCCCCTTGGACGCACAATCACTAACAAATGCCATTGGCATTTTCCCAGAA GTAAGGGCTACGATATCTGCAATCAGATATACAGAGCATTTCCCAAGACTGCCTTCGGAATTTCAGATATCTGGACAAAGGAGTGCAGATATGTTTGACCTTCTTGAATATGCATTTGGATTCCAG GAGGACAACATAAGAAATCAACGAGAGCATGTGGTTCTCATGGTAGCGAATGCTCAATCTCGTCTTGGCATACCTAATAATGCTGATCCT AAATTAGATGAGAAAGCAGTCAACGAGGTTTTTTTGAAGGTGCTTGATAACTACATCAAATGGTGTAAATACTTGCGTATTCGCCTTGCATGGAACAG CTTAGAGGCAATTAATAGGGACAGGAAGCTTTTCCTTGTTTCTCTGTACTTGCTTATATGGGGTGAAGCAGCAAATGTTCGCTTCCTTCCTGAATGTATTTGCTACTTGTTCCACCAT ATGGCAAAAGAATTGGATGCCATGCTTGATCATGATGAAGCAATTCGTTCGGGAAACTGTAAGCTGGAAAATGGTTCTGTGTCTTTCCTCCAGAAAATCATTTGTCCTATCTATGAGACACTTGTAGCT GAAactgaaagaaacaaaaatgggaAAGCTGCACATTCAGCATGGAGGAACTATGATGATTTCAATGAATacttttg GTCACCTACTTGCTTCGAATTGGGCTGGCCAATGAGGAAGGAATCAAGTTTTCTACAGAAGCCTAAAGGCTCGAAACGG ACTGGCAAGACGTCTTTTGTTGAGCATCGcacattttttcatttgtatcGCAGTTTCCATCGTCTCTGGATATTTTTGGCAATTGTATTTCAG GCTCTGACAATTTTTGCCTTCAACAAAGAGCGTCTTAATTTAGACACTTTCAAAGCTATTCTTAGCATTGGGCCAACATTTGCGATCATGAACTTCATTGAGA GTTCTTTAGATGTATTGCTTACTTTTGGGGCATACACCACTGCAAGAGGAATGGCTATATCAAGGATTGTTATTAGATTCTTCTGGTGGGGATTGAGTTCAGTTTTTGTGACTTATGTTTATGT GAAGGTTCTTGAGGAAACAAATACTCGAAGCTCAGATAATTCATTCTACTTCcgaatatatattatagtgtTGGGTGTTTATGCTGCTTTACGCCTTGTGGTTGCAATGTTGCTGAAGTTACCTGCATGCCATACTCTTTCTGAGATGTCAGATCAGtctttttttcagtttttcaAATGGATCTATCAG GAACGTTACTTTGTCGGTCGTGGTCTATATGAAAAACCAAGTGACTATTGCAG ATATGTAGCCTTTTGGTTAGTGCTCTTGATctgtaaatttgtttttgcCTACTTTCTCCAG ATTCAACCACTTGTCCAACCAACCACTATTATTGTCAACCTTCCATCTCTTGAATATTCGTGgcattctttcatttcaaaga ATAATAACAATGTGTCGACTGTAGTTAGCCTATGGGCTCCTGTTGTGGCT CTCTATCTCTTGGACATTTACATATGGTACACACTCTTGTCAGCCATCATTGGTGGTGTAAAGGGTGCTCGGGGTCGGTTGGGAGAG ATACGATCGCTTGAAATGATGCAAAAACGTTTTGAGAGCTTTCCAGAAGCATTTGTGAAGAACCTCGTCTCTAAACAGATGAAAAG TTTGCCACCCAACGGACAAGCACCTCAG GACGCTCCAGATATGAGCAAGACATATGCAGcaattttttctccattttggAATGAGATCATTAAAAGTTTACGTGAGGAAGACTTCATTAGCAATAG GGAGATGGACTTGCTTTCTATTCCCAGCAACACAGGGAGCCTTAGATTGGTCCAGTGGCCTCTGTTTCTTTTAAGTAGTAAG ATATTCTTGGCTGTTGATTTGGCTTTGGATTGCAAAGATACGCAGGAAGATCTATGGAACAGAATATGTCGGGATGAGTATATGGCATATGCAGTTCAAGAATGCTACTACAGTGTTGAAAAAATCTTATATGCCCTTGTCGATGGTGAAGGGAGACTTTg GGTTGAAAGGATATTCCGGGAGATTACCAATAGTATTTCAGAGAATTCACTGGTTATAACATTGAACCTTAAGAAGATTCCGATTGTGTTACAAAAGTTTACTGCGCTTACAGGGCTTTTG ACTCGAAATGAAACTCCTCAACTTGCTAGAGGTGCTGCAAAAGCTGTGTTTGAGCTTTATGAGGTTGTTACCCATGACCTGCTTTCATCGGATTTGAG GGAGCAGCTTGATACATGGAATATCTTGTTGAGGGCAAGAAACGAAGGTCGCCTTTTTTCTCGGATTGAATGGCCCAAAGATCTAGAAATT AAAGAGCTTGTGAAGCGTCTGCATTTGCTTCTTACAGTGAAGGACTCAGCAGCTAACATCCCAAAAAATCTCGAAGCAAGGAGACGACTGCAGTTTTTTacaaattcattatttatggACATGCCTTCAGCAAAACCTGTCAGTGAAATGGTGCCATTCAG TGTCTTTACTCCATACTACAGTGAAACTGTGCTTTATAGTTCCTCGGAAATACGAATGGAAAATGAGGATGGCATATCCATTCTTTTCTATCTTCAGAAGATTTTTCCAG ATGAATGGGAGAACTTTTTGGAACGGATAGGTCGTAGTCATGCCACTGGGGAAGGAGAGCTCCAAAAAAGTCCAAGTGATGCGTTGGAGCTTCGATTTTGGGTTTCTTATAGAGGGCAGACTCTGGCTCGGACAG TTCGTGGAATGATGTACTACAGAAGAGCATTAATGCTTCAGAGCTATCTGGAGAAGAGATCATTTGGGG ATGATTATTCTCAAACGAACTTTCCCACAAGTCAGGGTTTTGAGTTATCTCGAGAATCAAGGGCACAGGCAGACTTGAAATTTACTTATGTTGTTTCCTGTCAAATATATGGGCAACAAAAGCAGAGAAAAGCTCCAGAGGCTACTGATATTGCTCTTTTGCTGCAGAG GAATGAGGGACTTCGTGTTGCTTTCATTCACGTGGAAGATAGTGTTGCATCTGACGGCAAGGTTGTAAAGGAATTTTATTCGAAGCTTGTGAAAGCTGATATACATGGAAAAGATCAG GAAGTATATTCGATCAAACTTCCTGGTGAGCCAAAGCTAGGAGAAGGAAAACCAGAAAACCAAAACCATGCTATAGTATTCACTCGAGGAGATGCTGTTCAAACTATTGACATGAATCAG GACAACTACCTTGAAGAGgcaatgaaaatgagaaatctTCTAGAGGAATTTCATGCAAAGCATGGGCTCCGCCCACCTACTATCTTAGGTGTGAGAGAACATGTATTCACTGGAag TGTCTCTTCCTTAGCATGGTTCATGTCTAATCAGGAAACTAGCTTTGTAACCTTGGGACAACGTGTTTTGGCAAGTCCACTCAA AGTCCGAATGCATTATGGGCATCCTGATGTGTTTGATCGTATATTTCATATAACTCGAGGTGGCATTAGCAAGGCATCACGTGTGATCAACATCAGTGAGGATATATATGCAG GTTTCAACTCCACTTTGAGGCAGGGTAACATTACACACCACGAGTATATTCAG GTTGGAAAAGGAAGGGATGTTGGATTAAACCAAATAGCCCTGTTTGAAGGGAAAGTAGCTGGTGGGAATGGAGAGCAAGTTCTCAGCAGGGATATTTACAGGCTTGGGCAGCTTTTTGATTTCTTCAGAATGCTTTCGTTTTATTTCACAACTGTTGGTTACTATGCATGTACAATG ATGACAGTTCTTGTGGTTTACATTTTCTTGTATGGACGGGTTTACTTG GCCTTCGCTGGACTTGACGAAGCAATCTCAAGAAGAGCAAAAATGTTGGGAAACACAGCATTGGATACTGCACTGAATGCTCAGTTTTTGTTCCAGATTGGAGTTTTTACAGCAGTCCCTATGATAATGGGTTTTATACTTGAACTTGGACTGCTGAAG GCTGTTTTTAGCTTCATAACTATGCAGCTTCAGTTATGTTCTGTCTTCTTCACATTCTCATTGGGGACTCGAACTCATTATTTTGGAAGAACTATTCTCCATGGTGGTGCCAAG TATCGAGCAACTGGTAGAGGTTTTGTGGTCCAGCACATCAAATTTGCTGAGAATTATCGCCTCTACTCAAGAAGTCATTTCATCAAGGC GCTCGAGGTGGCATTGCTTCTTATTATCTACATTGCGTATGGGTATTCAGAAGGAGGTGCAAGTACTTTTGTTTTACTTACTCTCAGCAGTTGGTTCCTCGTAATTTCGTGGCTCTTTGCTCCTTATATCTTCAATCCATCTGGTTTTGAGTGGCAAAA GACTGTGGAGGATTTTGACGATTGGACAAGCTGGCTATTCTACAAAGGGGGAGTAGGGGTTAAGGGAGAAAACAGCTGGGAGTCATGGTGGGATGAGGAACAG GCACACATTCAAACATTCAGAGGTCGAATACTGGAGACACTTTTGACTGTGAGGTTCTTCTTATTTCAATTTGGAATTGTGTACAAGCTCCATCTCACAGGAAAGGACACATCACTTGCG CTATATGGTTTTTCGTGGGTGGTGCTTGTTGGGATTGTTTTGATATTCAAG ATTTTCACCTTCAGCCCTAAAAAATCGACGAACTTCCAGCTATTGATGAGATTTATTCAGGGTGTCACAGCCATTGTTCTGGTTACAGCTCTTGGTCTAATTGTTGGCTTCACTAACCTATCAATAACCGATTTATTTGCAAGTCTTCTTGCATTTATTCCCACTGGATGGGCCATACTTTGT